A region from the Triticum urartu cultivar G1812 chromosome 1, Tu2.1, whole genome shotgun sequence genome encodes:
- the LOC125533136 gene encoding uncharacterized protein LOC125533136, whose amino-acid sequence MSMSTGVEPTIDVKVFVDKERNRVLFAESGKEFVDVLFGFLTLPLGTVVRLLGGQSQVGCLDELYGSVEGLSTDLFRTEACKAMLLRPINAAAKQCCQLKVRVDDTKHREVYVCGDTSCSVTAFSSVPGVVCRCGGMKFIVTDDLRVAPASTSLMLTLLDEFQVPDPSSLEQRILRFSSDKIIDLLRRSLTSQNPLTDHYLDVAVAPDDSVVDMLPEYLHPKEEDTEAEHSLVNASLRVLQTKNNSKVLYAEVNGDFVDLLLGLLTIPLGSIVKRYGKSASKGCFDNLYTSIDGSAQGCLRPECQNLLLSPMLAPFFGCGASTMLQVQELAPDNQEINACLKCIKDRGFANLPTVMGNFASTLQVVIEAKLQRKDLVEKEVALTKPQVMELLKAALVTRRALSTVLLPAKINKKLHYHSFGLY is encoded by the exons ATGTCCATGTCGACTGGAGTAGAACCGACGATCGACGTGAAGGTTTTCGTGGACAAGGAGAGGAACAGGGTGCTCTTCGCGGAGTCCGGCAAGGAGTTCGTCGACGTTCTCTTCGGCTTCCTCACGCTGCCCCTCGGCACCGTCGTCCGCCTCCTCGGCGGGCAGTCTCAGGTGGGATGCCTGGACGAGCTGTACGGGAGCGTCGAGGGGCTCTCCACCGACCTGTTCAGGACCGAGGCATGCAAGGCGATGCTGCTCAGGCCCATCAACGCCGCAGCGAAGCAGTGCTGCCAGTTGAAGGTCAGAGTCGACGACACCAAGCACAGGGAGGTTTACGTCTGCGGTGACACGAGCTGCAGCGTCACTGCTTTCAGCTCCGTCCCCGGCGTCGTCTGCCGTTGCG GAGGCATGAAGTTCATCGTCACCGACGATCTCAGAGTTGCACCGGCCTCAACTTCTCTCATGCTGACCCTTTTGGACGAGTTTCAAGTGCCAGATCCATCCAGTCTTGAGCAGAGGATTCTCCGGTTCAGTTCTGACAAG ATAATTGACCTGCTCAGGAGGTCATTAACGTCGCAGAACCCGTTAACTGATCACTATCTTGACGTCGCTGTCGCGCCTGATGATTCAGTAGTGGATATGCTTCCTGAGTACTTGCATCCTAAAGAAGAAGATACTGAGGCTGAGCACTCACTAGTTAATGCCAGCCTAAGGGTTCTCCAGACAAAGAACAACTCCAAGGTGTTGTACGCCGAAGTTAACGGCGATTTTGTGGATCTTCTCCTCGGATTACTGACCATACCTCTAGGATCCATAGTGAAAAGATACGGGAAATCGGCATCGAAAGGATGTTTTGACAATCTTTACACTAGCATAGATGGAAGTGCTCAAGGATGCTTGAGGCCAGAATGCCAGAACTTGCTATTGTCCCCAATGTTGGCGCCCTTCTTTGGCTGTGGCGCTAGCACGATGCTTCAAGTGCAAGAACTAGCTCCAGATAatcaagagatcaatgcttgttTGAAGTGTATCAAGGATCGTGGTTTTGCGAATCTTCCAACTGTCATGGGAAATTTTG CAAGCACTCTGCAAGTTGTTATTGAAGCCAAACTTCAGAGAAAGGACCTTGTAGAGAAAGAAGTCGCCCTTACAAAACCCCAG GTTATGGAACTACTCAAAGCTGCCCTGGTGACTCGCAGAGCTCTTAGCACCGTGCTTCTGCCCGCCAAGATCAACAAGAAGCTGCATTACCACAGCTTCGGTCTATATTAG
- the LOC125529546 gene encoding 3-ketoacyl-CoA synthase 4-like, whose amino-acid sequence MNGGIAPPPAAAAPTEAATTPSHRRLPDFLQSVNLKYVKLGYHYLITHLITLLLLPLMAVIVLEAGRTDPEDLRQLWLHLQYNLVSVLVLSAVLVFGATVYALTRPRPVFLVDFACYKAPDHLKVGFQEFLRHSALCGFSHDALEFQRKILERSGLSEETYCPEGMHAIPPEPTMANARAEAESVMFGALDSLFAATGVKPKDVGILVVNCSLFNPTPSLSAMIVNRYKLRGNVRSFNLGGMGCSAGVIAIDLARDMLQVHRGTYAVVVSTENITQNWYFGNRKSMLIPNCLFRVGCSAVLLSNRGADRRRAKYSLKHVVRTHKGADDKAFNCVYQEQDSEGKTGVSLSKDLMAIAGGALKTNITTLGPLVLPFSEQLLFFATLVSKKLFNAKVKPYIPDFKLAFEHFCIHAGGRAVIDELEKNLQLQPVHVEASRMTLHRFGNTSSSSIWYELAYMEAKGRVRRGDRIWQIAFGSGFKCNSAVWHALRNVKPSPSTPWDDCIDRYPVELVDGFPTHTHTHK is encoded by the coding sequence ATGAACGGGGGCATCGCTCCGCCGCCGGCCGCGGCCGCGCCGACGGAGGCGGCGACCACGCCGAGCCACCGGCGGCTGCCGGACTTCCTCCagagcgtgaacctcaagtacgTGAAGCTGGGGTACCACTACCTCATCACCCACCTCAtcacgctgctgctgctgccgctcaTGGCCGTCATCGTCCTCGAGGCCGGCCGCACCGACCCCGAAGACCTCCGCCAGCTCTGGCTGCACCTCCAGTACAACCTCGTCTCCGTGCTCGTGCTCTCCGCCGTCCTCGTCTTCGGCGCCACCGTGTACGCGCTCACCCGCCCCCGCCCCGTCTTCCTCGTCGACTTCGCCTGCTACAAGGCGCCCGACCACCTCAAGGTCGGCTTCCAGGAGTTCCTCCGCCACTCGGCGCTCTGCGGCTTCTCCCACGACGCCCTCGAGTTCCAGCGCAAGATCCTCGAGCGCTCCGGCCTCAGCGAGGAGACCTACTGCCCCGAGGGCATGCACGCCATCCCGCCCGAgcccaccatggccaacgcccgCGCCGAGGCCGAGTCCGTCATGTTCGGCGCGCTCGACAGCCTCTTCGCCGCCACCGGCGTCAAGCCCAAGGATGTCGGCATCCTCGTCGTCAACTGCAGCCTCTTCAACCCGACCCCCTCGCTCTCCGCCATGATCGTCAACCGGTACAAGCTCAGGGGCAACGTCCGGAGCTTCAACCTCGGCGGCATGGGCTGCAGCGCCGGCGTCATCGCCATCGACCTCGCGCGCGACATGCTGCAGGTGCACCGCGGCACCTACGCCGTGGTGGTGAGCACGGAGAACATCACCCAGAATTGGTACTTCGGCAACCGCAAGTCCATGCTCATCCCCAACTGCCTCTTCCGCGTCGGCTGCTCCGCGGTGCTCCTCTCCAACCGcggcgccgaccgccgccgcgccaAGTACAGCCTCAAGCACGTGGTGCGCACGCACAAGGGCGCCGACGACAAGGCCTTCAACTGCGTGTACCAGGAGCAGGACAGCGAGGGCAAGACCGGCGTGTCCCTGTCCAAGGACCTGATGGCGATCGCCGGCGGCGCGCTCAAGACCAACATCACCACGCTGGGGCCGCTGGTGCTCCCCTTCAGCGAGCAGCTGCTCTTCTTCGCCACGCTGGTGTCCAAGAAGCTATTCAACGCCAAGGTGAAGCCCTACATCCCGGACTTCAAGCTGGCGTTCGAGCACTTCTGCATCCACGCCGGCGGGCGCGCGGTGATCGACGAGCTGGAGAAGAACCTGCAGCTGCAGCCGGTGCACGTGGAGGCGTCCCGGATGACGCTGCACCGGTTCGGCAACACCTCCAGCAGCTCCATCTGGTACGAGCTGGCCTACATGGAGGCCAAGGGCCGGGTCCGGCGCGGCGACCGCATCTGGCAGATCGCCTTCGGCAGCGGGTTCAAGTGCAACAGCGCGGTCTGGCATGCCCTGCGCAACGTCAAGCCGTCGCCCAGCACCCCCTGGGACGACTGCATCGACCGCTACCCGGTGGAGCTCGTCGACGGCTTCCCCACCCACACCCACACCcacaagtag